The proteins below are encoded in one region of Metabacillus dongyingensis:
- a CDS encoding GntR family transcriptional regulator, whose amino-acid sequence MKLDTSKEAAPLYIQVKNDIKKKIENKVWNPGDKIPSELELCKTYDVSRITVREAINELVWEEYLVRKRPTGTFVLDQNEQIEEKNNYYTYVRGFTFEMNELGKKATTKRAKISIVQADQHVAKQLNISAGENVYEIRRVRGTENNVMVYFKTFIKTTVILPTDPKDYYGSLSKMLNEKGIHISKIKEYLEAVKPTEEVIRELNIAEDTPVLKRVKKTFCKDIDFAEYTECYYIGDQYRYYIDLNSTKEKF is encoded by the coding sequence ATGAAACTTGATACAAGTAAAGAGGCGGCACCCCTCTATATTCAGGTGAAGAATGATATCAAGAAGAAAATCGAAAACAAGGTTTGGAATCCAGGTGATAAAATCCCTTCTGAGTTAGAGCTTTGTAAAACCTATGACGTCAGTAGAATTACTGTTAGGGAAGCCATCAATGAATTAGTTTGGGAAGAGTACTTAGTGAGAAAAAGACCAACAGGTACTTTCGTATTAGATCAAAACGAGCAGATTGAAGAAAAAAATAACTATTATACGTATGTTAGAGGCTTCACCTTTGAAATGAATGAACTAGGTAAAAAAGCAACTACTAAAAGAGCAAAGATATCAATAGTCCAAGCAGACCAGCATGTTGCGAAGCAATTAAATATTTCCGCAGGGGAAAATGTATATGAGATAAGACGGGTACGAGGTACCGAAAATAATGTAATGGTCTATTTTAAAACGTTTATTAAAACAACTGTAATTTTACCAACAGACCCAAAGGATTATTATGGATCGTTATCCAAAATGTTAAATGAAAAAGGTATTCACATTTCGAAGATTAAAGAATATCTAGAAGCAGTAAAGCCAACGGAAGAAGTAATAAGGGAATTAAATATTGCAGAAGATACTCCAGTCCTAAAACGGGTAAAAAAAACTTTTTGTAAAGATATTGATTTTGCAGAATATACAGAATGCTATTATATTGGAGACCAATATCGTTATTATATTGACCTTAATTCGACCAAGGAGAAATTCTAA
- a CDS encoding carbohydrate-binding protein: MVTLTKFNNSLFSFILIGGFLLSISVGYMPVHAASDAYSLTEAESFSSKSGAYLKVEACSDGGQCIGGTNDNQYLVYNNIDFGSDVNGATKLSARLSVKGSNAGGNIEIRLDSPTGPLAGTLNVAATAADNWSVYQTQSTDIANVTGIHDVYLVFKVAAGKTYVANLNWFQFSKTLNSIELTKQPAKTVYRIGESLDITGMEVTGTYIDGSTRAEEVRASDVSGFNSSAAAASQILTVTVRGKTVTYPVEIKPKTLTSITAPAAITGVVNGTAPTAVALGLPSTVVLVTDAGNVNASVTWDIADSGYDPSIKTEQSFTVTGTVDKPAGVTNPNNIELSASINVTVLASTAPEKDTSYKFSFMSISDTHSYAQGDKNDVTLNNALQDAISNNVQSVSVVGDLTEYGTDAEYNAFMKTMNKYPQLDRNYILGNHDVRWMGGFETAKNRFLSHTGMPGVYYDKWINGNHFIYLATEADDKDSAYISDTQMKWLSDKLAESASLDKPIFIFLHQPLDNTVYEEYPWDPYQSDEVQDQKLKDIIGKYPQSVFITGHIHYPLTLPGTFYNKQYFTMMRDGAIKDSSQGLILDVYADRVVIHGRDYSKKSTVTTWTINNYTADALAADKQVPTAPANIKTKVVTNKMAILSWDAATDNFTGNVGVTGYDIYNGDTLIGSTTGRTNYKVTGLKANKTYQFTVKARDAAGNVSAASSPLKVTTLAFDPAPVNLVLNKKVTANGSVAGYEPSKAVDGSAESGRKWSSNTTGDKWLMVDLRQNYDISRWVVKHAGEGGDTLSLNTKNYKLQGSLDGTTWTDLDSVTGNVSNSTDRYITKSTARYVRLYITTPQNYAETGTANIYEFEVYGR, translated from the coding sequence ATGGTTACTTTAACGAAGTTTAACAACTCATTATTTTCATTTATCCTGATAGGTGGATTCCTACTCAGCATCAGTGTTGGCTATATGCCGGTGCATGCAGCAAGCGATGCATATAGTCTGACAGAAGCAGAAAGCTTTAGTTCCAAGTCGGGTGCCTACCTTAAAGTCGAAGCTTGCTCAGATGGTGGACAATGTATAGGAGGTACTAATGACAACCAGTATTTAGTATATAACAATATTGACTTTGGTAGCGACGTTAATGGCGCTACGAAATTAAGTGCAAGACTTTCAGTTAAGGGATCAAATGCAGGAGGTAATATTGAAATCAGGCTTGACAGTCCGACAGGTCCTTTAGCGGGAACACTTAACGTCGCTGCTACAGCAGCGGACAACTGGAGTGTCTATCAGACTCAATCCACCGATATCGCCAATGTTACCGGAATTCATGATGTATACCTTGTATTCAAGGTAGCGGCAGGAAAAACATATGTAGCCAACCTCAACTGGTTTCAGTTTTCAAAGACATTGAACAGCATTGAGCTTACAAAACAACCAGCAAAGACTGTATACCGTATTGGAGAGAGCCTTGATATTACGGGTATGGAAGTCACTGGCACATATATTGACGGTTCGACTAGGGCGGAGGAAGTTAGAGCTTCCGACGTAAGCGGCTTCAACAGTTCCGCTGCAGCAGCCAGCCAGATACTAACCGTCACAGTACGCGGTAAAACAGTAACTTATCCAGTAGAAATAAAGCCAAAGACACTTACCAGCATCACAGCACCTGCAGCGATTACAGGTGTAGTAAACGGAACAGCGCCTACAGCGGTGGCCCTTGGACTGCCTAGCACAGTAGTACTTGTGACCGATGCCGGTAATGTAAATGCATCTGTAACCTGGGATATAGCTGATTCAGGCTACGATCCGTCCATAAAAACCGAGCAGAGTTTCACGGTTACGGGAACAGTAGATAAGCCTGCAGGGGTTACAAATCCGAATAATATAGAATTGTCAGCAAGCATCAATGTGACTGTTCTTGCTTCAACAGCACCAGAGAAGGATACCAGCTATAAATTCAGCTTTATGTCCATTTCTGATACACATTCATATGCACAAGGTGATAAGAACGATGTGACACTTAACAATGCATTGCAGGACGCAATTAGTAATAATGTACAATCTGTTAGCGTTGTTGGAGATCTTACTGAATATGGAACCGATGCAGAATATAATGCATTTATGAAAACAATGAATAAATATCCTCAACTTGATCGTAACTATATTTTAGGGAACCATGATGTAAGGTGGATGGGAGGATTTGAAACTGCTAAAAACAGATTTTTGTCACATACTGGTATGCCAGGTGTTTATTATGATAAGTGGATAAACGGAAACCACTTCATCTATTTGGCAACGGAGGCTGATGATAAAGACAGTGCATATATTTCGGATACCCAGATGAAGTGGTTAAGCGATAAGCTGGCGGAGAGTGCAAGTCTAGATAAACCGATATTTATCTTCCTTCATCAGCCGCTAGATAATACCGTATATGAGGAATATCCTTGGGATCCTTATCAAAGTGACGAGGTACAAGATCAAAAGTTAAAGGACATTATTGGAAAATATCCTCAAAGTGTTTTCATAACGGGACATATACATTATCCTCTCACATTACCGGGTACTTTCTATAATAAACAGTACTTTACAATGATGAGAGATGGAGCTATCAAGGATTCAAGTCAAGGCTTGATTTTAGATGTTTATGCTGACAGGGTGGTAATACATGGAAGGGACTACTCGAAAAAAAGTACGGTAACTACCTGGACCATAAATAATTATACTGCGGATGCACTTGCAGCAGATAAACAAGTGCCTACCGCACCAGCCAATATCAAAACGAAAGTAGTAACAAACAAGATGGCCATTCTGTCTTGGGATGCAGCTACAGATAATTTTACGGGTAATGTAGGTGTTACAGGCTACGATATTTATAATGGAGATACACTGATTGGATCCACAACAGGGCGTACGAACTATAAAGTGACAGGACTGAAAGCAAATAAGACCTATCAATTTACTGTAAAAGCCAGGGATGCAGCAGGAAATGTTTCAGCGGCCAGCAGCCCATTAAAAGTTACCACTTTAGCTTTCGATCCTGCTCCGGTAAATTTGGTTCTGAATAAGAAGGTTACAGCCAACGGAAGTGTGGCGGGATACGAACCGTCCAAGGCAGTAGATGGATCGGCTGAAAGCGGCCGAAAGTGGTCTTCCAATACGACCGGAGACAAATGGCTGATGGTCGATCTTAGACAAAATTATGATATATCCAGGTGGGTAGTAAAGCATGCAGGAGAAGGCGGAGATACCTTATCCCTGAATACAAAAAATTATAAGCTTCAGGGAAGCCTGGATGGAACTACTTGGACTGATCTGGATTCAGTAACCGGAAATGTTTCAAACAGCACAGACAGGTATATAACGAAATCCACCGCAAGGTATGTAAGGCTTTATATTACGACGCCGCAAAATTATGCGGAAACAGGAACAGCAAATATTTATGAATTTGAAGTCTATGGGCGGTAA
- a CDS encoding AAA family ATPase, whose protein sequence is MSDENKKNIIYLISGPLGVGKSTTSKKLAQTVKNCVLLEGDCILHMFEHGSVASWEDRLSLTWENILALTRNFIQHDFNVVIDFVVEDELEWFCKHISDLQVTLKYIVLRADKEKLSERLHIRGDYDSLERSLFLLNKLESTPSNKQFIYDNTLRNTAEIVDVIINDNGFIVNIKTS, encoded by the coding sequence TTGTCAGATGAAAACAAAAAAAATATAATTTATCTCATATCAGGTCCGCTCGGGGTTGGGAAATCAACAACTTCAAAAAAACTTGCTCAAACTGTTAAAAATTGCGTCCTTCTTGAGGGTGACTGTATACTACATATGTTTGAACACGGATCAGTTGCATCATGGGAGGACCGCTTAAGTCTAACTTGGGAGAATATCCTTGCTTTAACGAGGAATTTTATTCAACATGACTTCAATGTCGTGATTGACTTTGTTGTAGAAGATGAACTTGAGTGGTTTTGTAAACATATATCAGATTTACAGGTAACATTGAAATATATCGTATTAAGAGCAGATAAAGAAAAACTAAGCGAACGTTTACATATAAGGGGAGATTACGATTCATTAGAACGCTCATTGTTTTTGTTGAACAAACTGGAATCAACTCCCTCAAATAAACAATTTATATACGATAATACGCTAAGAAATACAGCAGAGATAGTAGATGTAATCATTAACGACAATGGATTTATTGTTAATATTAAAACCAGTTAG
- a CDS encoding putative holin-like toxin has protein sequence MATFEVLSLMLSFGMFVIAVLKFHDQDKDS, from the coding sequence ATGGCTACATTCGAAGTTCTGTCCTTGATGCTTAGTTTTGGCATGTTTGTAATCGCTGTTTTGAAATTTCACGATCAAGATAAGGATTCTTGA
- a CDS encoding primase C-terminal domain-containing protein: protein MGEHEVKRMTKSVVSPAEIMQFMTHNSLLLYKKKGSRAPLDRITVYQNTENKNPYRKGAVFVSPTKDDLVEGKGYVVTSYETLGEKYQQLSHWTPNTYRGGTYYDFKKRIIKGHKRENLKQINVIGFDIDTKEVDLYGLYLGCEELKLPRPNLLLETPRGYQCFFVLETPFYVHSQNDYKSLRVAERLSDNIRKALCKYVPIDLNCVPFGFYRIPKEDNILDFYEETANTNLLLSWSKTFEEQEKRKFLRVVYNNKSSSMDLCSSDWYKALIQATYIEKGHNSASRNNALMTLALANYASERSFEEAYDELDQFNSFLDYPLSKSEFEKTLKSAYSGKYKGVKRSYVEGLLELWSDGSARFQGREGWYKFKKEREVRERSHYDEWEEDIIRYIEEHKSPEMPFLEGSLVMLAETFGMAVSSLKEVINRSSRLIKKTVGRGRAAVTKLSSRSMLFKGLLHMRKKQTNLYQSTAGTLVDSVSTIRREIQLVINMIDTPFSSQDAIDIFIDSRPFSPIKNTS, encoded by the coding sequence ATGGGAGAACATGAAGTTAAAAGAATGACAAAGAGCGTGGTTTCACCAGCTGAGATCATGCAATTCATGACCCATAACAGCCTGCTGCTCTACAAGAAGAAAGGGTCCCGTGCCCCATTAGATAGAATAACAGTGTATCAGAATACAGAAAATAAAAATCCGTACCGTAAAGGTGCGGTATTTGTGTCTCCAACAAAAGATGATCTCGTTGAGGGAAAAGGCTATGTAGTAACTTCCTATGAAACATTAGGGGAGAAGTATCAGCAATTATCTCACTGGACGCCAAACACATATCGAGGCGGCACCTATTATGATTTCAAAAAACGTATCATCAAAGGCCATAAACGAGAAAACTTAAAGCAAATCAATGTGATTGGTTTTGATATTGATACAAAAGAAGTGGATCTTTACGGATTATATTTAGGCTGCGAAGAACTGAAACTACCCAGGCCGAACCTCCTTCTTGAGACACCAAGAGGATATCAGTGCTTTTTTGTTTTAGAAACGCCTTTTTATGTACATAGTCAAAACGATTATAAGTCTTTGAGAGTAGCAGAACGCCTATCTGATAATATTCGCAAAGCCTTATGCAAGTATGTTCCGATAGATTTGAATTGTGTTCCCTTTGGCTTTTACCGGATTCCTAAAGAAGATAACATTTTAGATTTCTATGAAGAAACGGCTAACACAAACCTGCTTCTTTCTTGGTCAAAAACATTCGAGGAACAAGAAAAAAGGAAGTTTCTACGCGTTGTCTATAATAACAAGTCTTCATCAATGGATCTTTGCTCATCAGATTGGTACAAAGCATTGATCCAGGCAACATATATTGAAAAAGGGCATAACAGCGCGAGCCGCAACAATGCATTAATGACTCTTGCACTTGCTAATTACGCGAGTGAGCGCTCTTTTGAAGAAGCTTATGATGAACTAGATCAATTTAATAGCTTTTTAGATTACCCATTAAGCAAGTCTGAATTTGAGAAAACGTTAAAAAGCGCCTACTCAGGTAAATACAAGGGCGTCAAACGCTCTTATGTAGAAGGTCTGCTTGAGCTGTGGTCTGATGGGAGTGCCAGGTTTCAGGGGAGAGAGGGCTGGTATAAATTTAAAAAGGAGCGTGAAGTTAGAGAACGATCTCATTATGATGAATGGGAAGAAGATATTATTAGATACATAGAGGAGCATAAAAGCCCAGAAATGCCGTTTCTAGAGGGTTCTTTAGTTATGCTTGCTGAAACCTTTGGTATGGCCGTTTCTTCTTTAAAAGAGGTGATCAATCGTTCAAGCAGGCTTATTAAGAAAACCGTTGGCCGCGGCCGCGCAGCTGTAACAAAATTGAGCAGCAGGAGTATGCTGTTTAAAGGTTTGCTGCATATGCGTAAAAAGCAAACAAACCTTTACCAATCGACAGCTGGAACTTTAGTCGACAGTGTTTCCACAATAAGGCGAGAAATACAGCTAGTTATAAACATGATCGACACACCATTTTCATCACAGGATGCAATAGACATATTTATTGATTCACGACCATTTTCACCGATAAAGAATACAAGCTGA